A region of Acidimicrobiales bacterium DNA encodes the following proteins:
- a CDS encoding CsbD family protein produces MKAKDENGVAAAVKGKVKEAVGDLTDNAELKREGQAQKDKGKAETDADAARGRAKAYEAKAKEKELEQQAAQS; encoded by the coding sequence GGCCAAGGACGAGAACGGCGTCGCCGCCGCGGTCAAGGGCAAGGTGAAGGAAGCCGTGGGCGACCTCACCGACAACGCCGAGCTCAAGCGCGAAGGCCAGGCGCAGAAGGACAAGGGCAAGGCCGAAACCGACGCCGACGCCGCCCGTGGCCGCGCCAAGGCGTACGAGGCGAAGGCCAAGGAAAAAGAGCTCGAGCAGCAAGCCGCTCAGTCGTAG
- a CDS encoding alpha-ketoglutarate-dependent dioxygenase AlkB, which translates to MNLAWQLSLLGAAAPSIDATFRAAYRVELDAESWIDVVPGWLAGADEVFAALAEKAPWSQRQRIMWGNKVPEPRLTSGWAEAKVGVIAPVLVDARAALTRRYGITFNSGWLNLYRDGHDSVAWHRDRIPKSNPFPLVGILSLGSRRRFLVRPYGGGPSVRFDPAPGDLLVTGGLMQRQWEHTVPKVPDAGPRISVTFRHIHDDDQTKMGEWLKK; encoded by the coding sequence ATGAACCTGGCCTGGCAGCTTTCGTTGCTCGGCGCCGCCGCGCCGTCGATCGACGCGACGTTCCGCGCCGCCTACCGCGTCGAGCTCGACGCGGAGTCGTGGATCGACGTCGTACCGGGCTGGCTAGCCGGGGCCGACGAGGTGTTCGCCGCGCTGGCCGAAAAGGCTCCGTGGTCGCAACGCCAACGGATCATGTGGGGCAACAAGGTGCCCGAGCCGCGGCTCACCTCGGGCTGGGCCGAAGCCAAGGTGGGCGTGATCGCGCCGGTCCTCGTCGACGCCCGCGCCGCACTCACGCGTCGCTATGGCATCACCTTCAACTCCGGCTGGCTCAACCTGTATCGCGACGGCCATGACAGCGTCGCGTGGCATCGAGATCGCATTCCGAAGAGCAACCCGTTCCCGCTGGTCGGCATCCTGTCGCTCGGTTCGCGACGCAGGTTTCTCGTGCGTCCCTACGGTGGAGGCCCGTCGGTGCGGTTCGACCCCGCGCCGGGCGACCTCTTGGTGACGGGCGGACTCATGCAACGCCAGTGGGAACACACCGTGCCGAAGGTCCCCGACGCAGGCCCGCGCATCAGCGTCACCTTTCGCCACATCCACGACGACGATCAGACGAAGATGGGTGAGTGGCTGAAAAAGTGA
- a CDS encoding Gfo/Idh/MocA family oxidoreductase, whose protein sequence is MAEKVKVGLVGAGPWAHMVHAPVLANSPDTELVGIWARRPEAAEKLAGKHGAVAYTDYGALLDACDAVAFCVPPDVQADMAVAAAKAGKTLLLEKPIALDLAAAERLVAAVDAAGVSTVVLLSLRYADSVQAFLEEARAIGRPLGGRMAFVSGALLDGSPFATPWRLERGPLPDLGPHAIDLVDAALGAIVNVTAAGDPLGWVSLLCEHDNGSTSTVNLCATAPQGGMSRIEVFGDAGVAMLDASSAADATSMMRVATALAAAARGEAADAPDVHRGLHIQRIIESAVSQLG, encoded by the coding sequence GTGGCTGAAAAAGTGAAGGTGGGGCTCGTCGGCGCCGGGCCGTGGGCGCACATGGTGCACGCGCCGGTGCTGGCCAACAGTCCCGATACCGAACTCGTCGGGATCTGGGCGCGCCGACCCGAAGCCGCCGAGAAGCTGGCGGGTAAGCACGGCGCCGTCGCGTACACCGACTACGGGGCGCTGCTCGACGCCTGCGACGCCGTTGCGTTCTGCGTCCCGCCCGACGTGCAGGCCGACATGGCGGTCGCCGCGGCGAAGGCCGGCAAGACGCTGCTGCTCGAAAAACCGATCGCGCTCGACCTCGCCGCCGCCGAACGCCTCGTCGCGGCGGTCGACGCCGCGGGCGTCTCCACCGTCGTGCTGTTGTCGTTGCGCTACGCCGACTCGGTACAGGCGTTTCTGGAGGAGGCGCGGGCGATCGGCCGGCCCCTCGGCGGGCGCATGGCCTTCGTCTCCGGAGCGCTGCTCGACGGCAGTCCGTTCGCGACGCCGTGGCGACTCGAACGCGGGCCGCTACCCGACCTCGGTCCGCACGCCATCGATCTCGTCGACGCCGCCCTCGGTGCGATCGTGAACGTCACCGCCGCCGGCGACCCGCTCGGCTGGGTGTCGCTGCTGTGCGAACACGACAACGGCTCGACGAGCACGGTCAACCTGTGCGCCACCGCGCCGCAGGGCGGCATGAGTCGCATCGAGGTGTTCGGTGACGCGGGCGTCGCCATGCTCGATGCGTCGTCGGCGGCCGACGCCACGTCGATGATGCGGGTGGCCACCGCTCTCGCCGCCGCTGCCCGCGGGGAGGCGGCTGACGCGCCCGATGTGCATCGCGGCCTGCACATCCAGCGCATCATCGAGTCCGCCGTGTCGCAGCTCGGTTAG
- a CDS encoding phosphatase PAP2 family protein, with product MGLPFGYLLHEVTSHGPLTQWDRSAARSLHGRVVHHRAVISLLKFLSFTGKPVFLVALVGIPVVWLLVRQARKLALFLVVVSLGGSLIDTVVKLAVSRPRPSFSDPIMTAYGKSFPSGHAMSSLVCYGAALLVLLPLVARRWRPVAVAGVAVWVAAIGFSRLALGVHYISDVLGGYVLGAAWLVGSVAVFEVWREDHGQRRTDPLAEGVEPEEAAAAPAID from the coding sequence GTGGGTTTGCCCTTCGGCTACCTGCTGCACGAGGTCACCTCCCACGGACCGCTCACGCAGTGGGACAGGAGCGCCGCCCGGTCGCTTCACGGCCGCGTGGTGCACCACCGCGCCGTGATCTCCCTGCTCAAGTTCCTGTCCTTCACCGGCAAGCCGGTGTTCCTCGTTGCCCTGGTCGGGATCCCGGTGGTGTGGTTGCTGGTCCGCCAAGCGCGCAAGCTGGCGCTGTTCCTCGTCGTCGTGTCGCTCGGCGGCAGCCTGATCGACACGGTCGTGAAGCTCGCCGTGTCGCGACCGCGGCCGTCCTTCAGCGATCCCATCATGACGGCGTACGGCAAAAGCTTCCCGTCGGGCCACGCCATGTCGTCGCTCGTCTGTTACGGAGCCGCGCTGCTCGTGCTCCTGCCGCTCGTGGCGCGGCGGTGGCGGCCGGTCGCCGTCGCCGGGGTCGCGGTGTGGGTGGCAGCGATCGGCTTCTCCCGCCTTGCGCTCGGCGTGCACTACATCTCCGACGTCCTCGGCGGCTACGTCCTCGGCGCGGCGTGGCTCGTCGGTTCCGTCGCCGTGTTCGAGGTGTGGCGGGAGGACCACGGTCAGCGCCGCACCGACCCCCTTGCGGAGGGCGTCGAGCCCGAAGAGGCGGCCGCCGCTCCGGCGATTGACTAA